The genomic window CTCTTCGGCGGTGGTTTCCGCCCCCGTGGCCCCGATTTCATAGCGCACCGCCTCGGATATCCGGGCCGACAGCGCATGCAGCCGGGGAATATCCGCGTCATACTCATCCTTCAGCCCCCGGATCAGCTGGCGCACATGATTGCCCGCGCGGGTCAGATCCGTGGCGCGTTCAAACAGCCATAGCGGCGCAAACCCGCCATGTTTGCCGATCACGCCGCCCTGATCATGGGTGTCCACATCCCCGATGCAGCGCACCACAATCGAGGTTGCGCTGTCATCGAAAGAGATCAGCGAGACCTGGTTCTGATGGTGATCGGTGAATCTGGTCTGCTCTGTGCCGCCCTCGATCTCCATCTGCCAGGTCAACACATCCTGCCCGGGGCGGCTTTTGGGGATCAGCCGCAATTGTTGCAGCCCGTAGGCGGTGGGATGATCGAAATGATAGGTCGTGGTGTGGTGAATATTCAGCCGCATAGCCTATCCCAGAAACCGGTAATCGCTGTTGACCTGGGCCCCCAGCTGCCCCAGATCGCGCAGGAAATCGACGATATATTCATGCAACCCCTCGTCAAACACCTGTTCGATCGTGGTGCGCGACAGACGCCCGGCCAGATCCTCGACCATGTCATGGGCCCTGTGTCGGGCGTCATATTCCCGTTCCAGATAGCCCAGATTGGTGGCCAGTTTGCCGATGGTGAATTTCAGGCTGCGCGGCATCCGCCCGTCAAAGATCAGGAAATTGGCAATGCCCATCGGGCTCGATTCGCCGCCACTGATCCAGCGATAGGCCCGTTGCCCGGCAACCGAGCGCAAAATGGTCTCCCATTGCACATTGTCCAGGTTTGAGCCGATCTGACTGATCGACGGCAGCAGCACGTAATATTTCACATCCAGAATGCGCGCGGTGTTGTCGGCGCGTTCCAGAAATGTGCCGATGCGGCAGAAATCAAACATGTCATTGCGCAGCATCGTGCCATGGGTTGCACCGCGCACCAGCGCCGATTGCTGGCGGATCATGCCCAGAACCTCGGGCAGGTTGCGCGGCGCTACCGGCCGCGCCAGCGTCTGTTTCAGGATCATATAGGTGTCATTCACCGCTTCCCACACCTCGCGGGTGATGGCGGTGCGCACCAGCCGCGCATTCTGCCGGGCGGCGGCTATGGCCGACATCACCGATGACGGGTTGGCCGTATCGCGCAGCAGGAAATTGATCACCCGGGCGGCATCCATCCCGTCATGTCCGGCATGGTAGAGATCGGCGACCCCGGCGGTTTTCAACACGCTGGCCCATTCATCATCGGCCCCGTCCGGGCGGGTCAGGGCAATGCGGAACCCGGCCTGGATCAGGCGGGCGGTGTTTTCCGATCGCTCCAGATAGCGGAACATCCAGAACAGGCCGCCTGCGGTTTTGCCCAGCATCGCTCCTATTCCTCCAGAACCCAGGTGTCTTTGGTACCGCCGCCCTGGCTTGAATTGACCACCAGAGACCCCTGTTTCAGGGCGACGCGGGTCAACCCGCCCGGCGTGATGTCAATCCGGTCGGGAGAGACCAGCACAAAGGGTCGCAAATCCACATGGCGCGGGGCAAGTCCCTTTTGTGTGAGGATCGGAACCGTTGACAGCGCCAGCGTGGGCTGGGCGATGTAATTGCCCGGCTTCGCCTTCAGCTTGGCGCGGAACGCGGCCAGTTCCTTTTTCGAGGCGGCAGGCCCCACCAGCATGCCATAGCCGCCCGAGCCATGGACCTCTTTCACCACCAGATCCTGCAGATTGTCCAGCACATAGGACAGCGCCTCCGCCTCGGAACAGCGCCAGGTGGGCACGTTTTTCAGAATGGCCTTTTCGCCTGTGTAAAACTCCACGATATCAGGCATGTAGCTGTATATTGCCTTGTCATCCGCAATGCCGGTGCCCGGCGCATTGGCAATGGTGATCCCGCCCGCGCGATAGACATCCATGATACCCGGCACCCCCAGCATCGAGTCCGGGTTGAAGTTCAGCGGATCCATAAAATCATCATCAACCCGGCGATAGAGCACATCAATTGCCTGATAGCCGCGCGTCGTTCGCATGGCGATGCGCCCGTCGATCACCCGCAGGTCGCTGCCCTCGACCAGTTCAACGCCCATATGATCGGCCAGAAAGGCATGTTCGAAATAGGCCGAATTATGGATGCCGGGCGTCAGCACCGCCGCACAGCAGCCGCCCTTTGCCGCAGGCGGGGCGCAGGCGGTCAGGGACCGGCGCAGTTGCACGGGGTAATCCTGCACCTCGCGCACCTTGATCCGGCTGAACAGTTCCGGGAACATCTGCATCATCGTCTCGCGGTTCTCCAGCATGTAGGAGACACCCGAAGGCGTGCGCGCATTGTCTTCCAGCACGAAGAAATCATCTTCGCCGGTACGCACCAGATCGACACCGACGATATGGGTGTAGATATTGCCCGGCGGGGTCACGCCCAGCATCTGCGGCAGGAACGCATCGTTGCGGGCAATCAGCTCGGGCGGCACCCGCCCGGCGCGCAAAATCTCCTGCCGGTGATAGATGTCATGGAGAAAGGCGTTGATCGCGCGCACCCGCTGCTCGATGCCTTTGGTCAGACGGGCCCATTCGCGGCCCGATATGATCCGGGGGACAATATCGAACGGGATCAGGCGTTCATCCGCCTCGTCCTGGCCATAGACGTTGAAGGTGATGCCAGTGCGGCGGAAAAACCGCTCGGCCTCGGTGGATTTCTTGCGCAGATCGCGCAGATCCTCGCTTTGGAACCATGTCTCATAGGGTTGGTATGCAGGGCGCGCGGCGTCGGCTCCGCCGGTCATCTCGTCGAAGAAATCAGGCTTGTCCTTCATGATATCCACCCTATCGGCTGGGTCTCGGACTGCAAGCATTTGCCGGATTTATGGGCGGAAGCCCCTATTTTACATAAGGCTTTCTGACATCTGCCCAATAATTAAGCGGTTTGATTGGTGTCGAGCCAGATTGTGACGGGCCCATCATTGGTCAGCGTGACCGCCATATCAGCCCCGAAGGCGCCGGTCTCGACGGGGATGCCAAGATCGGCGAGGGCGCGTGCAAAATGCTGGTACAGGCGGTCGCCGTCTGCAGGCGGGGCAGCGGCTGAAAACCCGGGCCGGTTGCCGCGGGACGTGTCGGCGGCCAGGGTAAACTGGCTGACAACCAGGGCGCCGCCGCCGGTATCTGTCAGGCTGCGGTTCATCTTGCCTGCCTGATCGCTGAAAATGCGCAGTTTGGAGATTTTGGCGGCCATGCTGTCTGCCTCGGCCTCTGTGTCGCCCTGCATGGCGCAGATCAGAACCAGAAGGCCCGGCCCGATCTCTCCGATCACCGCATGTTCCACCGAGACACGGGCCGCGCTGACCCGCTGGATCAGTGCCCTCATATGGCAACATCCTCGCGCTGCGGCGGGTTGGCCCCGGCGCGCGATACGGTCACGGCCGCTGCCGCCACGCCAAGGCTCAGCGCTGTTGTCAGAACCGCCTTGTCCAGCCCCTTGGCGATGGCGGCTTTGGTCAGCATCCCGGCCTCGGACAGCCCGGCCAGAAACCCCGCATTGAATGTATCGCCCGCGCCGACCGTATCGACGACCTCGACCGCCTGCGCGGGCACCTGCACCGCGCCGCTGGCGGAATAGGCGGTCACACCGTCCCTGCCTTCGGTGATCAAAACCAGTTTCGGGCCCTTGT from Rhodophyticola sp. CCM32 includes these protein-coding regions:
- a CDS encoding circularly permuted type 2 ATP-grasp protein; its protein translation is MKDKPDFFDEMTGGADAARPAYQPYETWFQSEDLRDLRKKSTEAERFFRRTGITFNVYGQDEADERLIPFDIVPRIISGREWARLTKGIEQRVRAINAFLHDIYHRQEILRAGRVPPELIARNDAFLPQMLGVTPPGNIYTHIVGVDLVRTGEDDFFVLEDNARTPSGVSYMLENRETMMQMFPELFSRIKVREVQDYPVQLRRSLTACAPPAAKGGCCAAVLTPGIHNSAYFEHAFLADHMGVELVEGSDLRVIDGRIAMRTTRGYQAIDVLYRRVDDDFMDPLNFNPDSMLGVPGIMDVYRAGGITIANAPGTGIADDKAIYSYMPDIVEFYTGEKAILKNVPTWRCSEAEALSYVLDNLQDLVVKEVHGSGGYGMLVGPAASKKELAAFRAKLKAKPGNYIAQPTLALSTVPILTQKGLAPRHVDLRPFVLVSPDRIDITPGGLTRVALKQGSLVVNSSQGGGTKDTWVLEE
- the dtd gene encoding D-aminoacyl-tRNA deacylase, producing the protein MRALIQRVSAARVSVEHAVIGEIGPGLLVLICAMQGDTEAEADSMAAKISKLRIFSDQAGKMNRSLTDTGGGALVVSQFTLAADTSRGNRPGFSAAAPPADGDRLYQHFARALADLGIPVETGAFGADMAVTLTNDGPVTIWLDTNQTA
- a CDS encoding transglutaminase family protein; amino-acid sequence: MRLNIHHTTTYHFDHPTAYGLQQLRLIPKSRPGQDVLTWQMEIEGGTEQTRFTDHHQNQVSLISFDDSATSIVVRCIGDVDTHDQGGVIGKHGGFAPLWLFERATDLTRAGNHVRQLIRGLKDEYDADIPRLHALSARISEAVRYEIGATGAETTAEEAIEIGCGVCQDHAHIFIAAARAMGYPARYVSGYLMMDDRVHQDASHAWAEVHVAPLGWVGFDISNGISPDPRYVRVATGLDYAEAAPISGLRYGKAGEAMMVDIQVQQQ
- a CDS encoding alpha-E domain-containing protein; its protein translation is MLGKTAGGLFWMFRYLERSENTARLIQAGFRIALTRPDGADDEWASVLKTAGVADLYHAGHDGMDAARVINFLLRDTANPSSVMSAIAAARQNARLVRTAITREVWEAVNDTYMILKQTLARPVAPRNLPEVLGMIRQQSALVRGATHGTMLRNDMFDFCRIGTFLERADNTARILDVKYYVLLPSISQIGSNLDNVQWETILRSVAGQRAYRWISGGESSPMGIANFLIFDGRMPRSLKFTIGKLATNLGYLEREYDARHRAHDMVEDLAGRLSRTTIEQVFDEGLHEYIVDFLRDLGQLGAQVNSDYRFLG